In Anaerolineales bacterium, the sequence CGTTTTCGTCAATGGTGTCCTGGTCCGAGACCAGGGCGATATTCTCGAGGAAATCCGAAATGGTGCGCCCGCTGTACTCGGCCGCCAGGCGGCGCATTTCCTGGACGTTGTCCCAGCGGTCCTGGCCTTCCTCTTCGCCTGCGTCAGCCAGCAGGTAACCGTGATAGTCAATATCGGCCAGGATGCGGTCCATAAGCTTCATCGGCTCGGCCTCGCCCGCCATGGCGTGCCAGGCCGCCAGGCGGCGCCCCAGCGGGGCCATGGCCTGGCGCGCCAGGTTGGGGATGACGCCGAAGAGCGGGTCGTCTGACGTTTCGCCCAGGCGCATGAGCATGCGGCCGGGGGTGGTCTTTTCCTGAATGGCCAGGTTGCGCAAAGCCGCCTGAGACTTGAGGCCAATCCGCCGGGCGGGCACATTGATCACGCGGTTGAGGCTGGCCTCATCGTCTGGATTGATCGCCAGGCGCAGATAACACAGCACGTCTTTGACCTCACGACGGCCGTAAAAGCGCTGGGCGCCGACCAGCTTGTAGGGCAGGTTGGCATGCAGGAAAGCTTCTTCGATCAGGCGCGACTGAGCATTGACCCGGTACATCACGGCGAAGTCGCCCAAGCTGGCGCCTGCGCGCACGGCCATGGCGATCTGTTCGACAATGTAGCGGCCGCTTTCCTGTTCGTTGAGCGTCATGTGAATGCGGATCTTTTCGCCAGCCCCGCGGTCGCTGAACAGCTGTTTGCGCGTGCGGTGCGGATTGCGGTCGATCACTGCCATGGCGGCGTCTAGAATGCGCTGGGTGGAGCGGTAGTTCTGTTCCAGCAGGATCACTTGCGCGTCCGGGTAGTCTTTTTCGAAGCGCAGCACATTGCGGTAATCGGCGCCGCGCCAGCGATAAATTGACTGGTCGGTGTCGCCTACCACGTAGATGTTATTGTGAAATGAAGCCAGGTGTTTGAGCAGCGAATACTGGGCCTGGTTGGTGTCCTGGAATTCGTCCACCAGCACATGTTGGAAACGCTGGGCGTATTTGTTGCGCACCTCAAGATTGTCTTGCAATAGGCGCGCCGTCCACAGCAGCAGGTCGTCAAAGTCCAACGCGTTGCTGGCCAGCAGCATTTGCTGGTAGCGCTGGTAGACCCGCACCACGACCTCGTCGCGGTAATTGTTAACCGGCATGTCCTCAGGCAGCTGCAGTTCATTCTTGGCCTGCGAAATGCGGTTGTGCACACTGTGGGGCGTGTGCATCTTGGGGTCGATGTTCAATTCTTTCAGGGCGTTTCGCACCAGGCCTTGTTGGTCGTCGCTGTCGTAGATCACAAAGTTTTGGTTAAAAGGCAGCGCCTCCGCTTCGGTGCGCAGCAGCCGGGCGCAGATGGAGTGGAAGGTTCCCAGGCTCAGGCCGCGCGGCCGCTCCCCCAGCACACGTTCCACGCGCTCGGCCATTTCGCGGGCGGCTTTGTTGGTGAAGGTCACCGCCAGAATATGGTGCGGCGGCACGCGCAGCTCACGGATCAGGTAGGCGATGCGGTGGGTCAGCACGCGCGTCTTGCCGGAGCCGGGGCCGGCCAGCACCAAAACCGGCCCCAGACCGGCGGTGAGCGCTTGCTGTTGCTGGGCGTTCAGCCCGGCAGAAAGTTCGAACATACGGGCGATTTTACTGTATCGCAACGCGGGCCGGCGAGCGCACAGCCAGAACAGGTAAAATCGCTTTGCGTTTGTACCTTGAAAGGTCTTTCTTCTACATGAAATTGCCAGCCATTGTTCTTTGTGCCTTGTTACTCAGCGCTTGTGCCCCCTCGGGGCCGAGCGAAGCGGAACTGCACGCCAGCGCCCAGGCCCTGGCGGCCAGCTGGCTGGAGACGGAAGCCGCCATCCCCACCGCGACCACGGCCCCCAGTAACACACCGGAGCCTTCCCCCACCAGCGCTCCCAGCGAAACGGCCGAGCCGACACTGACCGAAAGCGCCACCGTGCCCCCGGTGGCCTTTAATACCGTGACGCCCTTCGGCTTTATGGAGCCATCTCAGCTGGCCTCCGCCCAGGCGAACAAGGATGACCAAAATGCGCCGTTGGTGCTGGTCAATCACACCGATGACGAAATTCGACTGCAATTGCTTACACCGGTGTACCAGGAGTACACTTTCACCCGCACGATGACCATTATTGTCCCGGAAGGGACCTACACTTACCGCGCTTGGATTGGCGGCAAAGGTCCGCGCAACGGCAGCTTTAGCATCACCAACGGGGATAAACACGAATTGATCTTCCGCGAGAACCAGATCAATTTTGCGGTTCCTTAAACTATGGACGCCAACTGGAACCTGATTGGCCACGAATGGGCGGTTCGCCTGCTGAAGACCCAGATCGGGTCCGGGCAGCTGCGCCAGGCCTATCTGCTGACCGGCCCGCCGGGGATTGGCCGGCGCACGCTAGCCCTGCGCGCCGCTCAGGCGCTGAACTGCCAGGCGCCCCCGGCGCCGGGCGAGTTCTGCGGTGAATGCCGCGCCTGCCGCGGTTTTGCCCGCAGCCAGCACCCCGACCTGCTGCTGGTCTCGCGCAATGAAGGCGACCGTGACCTGCGCATCGAAGCCATCCGCGAACTGCGCCGCGAACTGTCCCGGACTCCGTTGGAAGCCAACAGCCAGGTGGCGATCCTGATCAACTTTGAAGACGCCAGCGTACAGGCGGCCAACGCGCTGCTCAAGACGTTGGAGGAACCCAACCCGCGCACGCTGATCTGCCTGACGGCGACGGATGAAGACCGCCTGCCGCCCACCATCGTTTCGCGCTGCGAACTGCTGCGCCTGCGCCCTGTGCCGGCCGAGATGCTCTCCGCCAGCTTGGTCGCCCGCGGCCTGGACGCCGAGCAAGCCCAACTGCTGGCCCGGCTGAGCGCCGGCCGCCCCGGCCTGGCGCTGCGCTGGCAGGCCCAGCCAGAACTTTTGCAGCGCCGGGCCGATTGGTTGGACGCCTGTGACAGCCTGCTGACTGCCAACCCGGTGCAGCGCTTTGCCTTTGCTGAAAAAGCCAGCAAAGACCGCCACAACCTGCGTGAGCTGCTGCTGGTCTGGCTGTCTTTTTGGCGGGATGCGCTTTTGCGGGCCGGCGGCTCTTCTGCCGCAGTGGCCAACCCGGACCGTGAAGCTCAGCTGGAGCAGGTGGCGCAGACCCTGAACCTGGACAGCATTCATGTCTGGGTGGAAAAGCTGCAGGAAACGCTGGACCAACTGGAAACTAACGTTAACGCTCGTTTGGCTCTGGAGGCTTTGCTGCTGCACCTGCCTGGGTGATTGTCAAGCCGTCCGACAAGCTGCGAAAAAGGCCCTATGCTATACTGATTCCAGTCTGGCAAACGAGCTCTTTTCTTTATTAACATGACGATCCCCAACCCTGTAATGGAGGGTGGCCGCACCCAGGCCTCCCTTGACCTGCTCTATCACATCAGCCGCGAGCTTGCCTCGGCGCTTGACTTGCGGGTGGTGTTGGAACGCGTGCTGAAGCTTTCCATGCAGAATGTGATCGCGGAAAGCGGCAGCCTGATCGTGCTGGATGACCATCAAGAGCCCATCGATTCGATCATTATTGTTAGAGACAAAGTCATTCAAGAAACCACCCGCCAATTGAAATTCACGCTGCAGAGCGGCCTGGCCGGGTGGGTGGCTACCAATCGCAAAGCGGCCCTGGTGCCAGACACGAGCCAAGACGAGCGTTGGCAACCTACTGCAGAAAGAAACCAATCCAAGGCAGCTTCCAAGTCTGTAGTTAGCGCCCCGCTGATCGTGCGTGACAAGCTGGTGGGCGTGGTCACCCTGACGCACCCTCAGGCGGGCTTCTTTAACGCCGATCATCTAAATCTCGTCCAGGTGATTGCCGACTTGTCCGGCTTTGCCGTGCTCAATGCGCGCTATTACGCCGAAAGCCAACGCCGGGCCGCCATCATGACCGCCGTGGCGGACAGCGCCAAAGCGATTGGCGAGAGCTTGCAATTGGACGACGTCTTGCAGACCATCCTGGAGCAGACTGCCCGCGCCCTGGAAGTGCAGGCTGTGGCGCTGGCTTTGGTGGATGGCGACAGCGTGGTCTTCCGTGCGGCCAGCGGCGAGCTGAGCAAGAAACTGATCGGCATGCGTATGCAGGTGGGGCAGGGGCTGGCCGGCTGGGTCGCCCAACACAATGAGGGCTTGCTGGTCCCAGATGTGGACACAGACCCGCGCTATTTCCATGAAATTGATGCGCAGATCGGGCTGCAGGCGCGGGCGATTGCCACCAGCCCGATCCGCGCCCAGCAAACAGTGATTGGCGTGCTGCAGGCGATCAACCCGGTCAGTGGTGAACTGGACAACAGCGATCTGCTGGTGCTGGAAGGGATTGGCAACCTGGCCGGCACGGCGATCGAGCACGCTCAATTGTTTGAGCAAATGGAGGCGGCGCGCAGCCGCTACTTGGAGCTCTTCGAAGACAGTATTGACCCCATCCTCATCACGGATCTGGAGGGAAACATTGTCGAGGCCAACCGCCAGGCCCATTTACTGCTGAACCTGAACAAGAATCATCTGCAGACGATGAATGTTCACCATTTTCACCAAGCCGACAGCAAGGTGCTGGGCAAAGATATGGCTAACCTGAAAGATGGCCAAAGCGTATCCTACGAATCCGTTTTGCAGGCCGAGAACAATGCCGATAGCTATGTCGAGGTGTATGTGCGCCGTATTGATGTGGACGGCCTGGTGCAGCTGCAATGGATCCTGCGCGACATCACGGAACGCAAGAACCTGGATACCTTGCGGGAAGACCTGGCTTCGATGATCTACCACGACTTGCGCTCCCCGCTGGCCAATGTGGTCTCCGGCCTGGATGTGCTTGCCATGATGCTGCCCGCCGACGCAGACCCGACTATGCGCTCGGTTTTGGATATTGCCATGCGCTCCACCGAGCGCATCCAGCGTTTGGTGAATTCCCTGTTGGACACTTCGCGCATGGAATCCGGCCAGAAACTGGGCAGCCCGGAACCGACGGCGGTGGCCAGTTTGGCGCAGGCCGCCCTGGAAGCGGTCACGCTGGCGGCGCAAAGCAAGCAGGTGGAACTGGTGGATGCTGTGGTCAAAGGCCTGCCGCGCGTCATGGCCGACAGCGAAATGATCCGCCGCGTATTGATCAATCTATTGGAAAATGCGATCCGTTATTCCAAGGGGGGTATGTCTGTGGTGTGTGGCGCCAAGCGCAGCGGCGACTTTGTGGAGTTTTGGGTGCAGGATCAGGGCCGCGGCATTCCCAAGAGTGAGCACGAGCGCATCTTTGATAAATTTACCCGCGTGCAGCCTTCCTCCAAATCTGCGGGCAAGACCCACGGGCTAGGCTTGGGTTTGGCCTATTGCAAATTGACCGTCGAGGGGCATGGCGGCCGGATCTGGGTGGAAAGCGAGCCGGACAACGGTGCGCGCTTTGCCTTTACCCTGCCGATCGCACGCACGGGGCGTCTCTAGTGAAGAAGCTTAAAGCCAACATTTATTACGAGAATGGTTATGCGGGCGTCACCGTCGGCGCCTTGCTGCTGCCGCAGGTGACCCTGCTGGTGGACGCTCCGTTGCAACCCGAACAGGGCCGGCAGTGGCTGGCGGATCTGGAGCAGGCCGGCGCTGCCCCGCGGCGGCTGGTGCTCAATTTGGACGCTCACCCGGACCGCACCCTGGGCGTGCAGACCATGGAAGCCCAGGTGCTGGCGCACCGCGAGGTCACCCGCCAAATTCGACGGCGGGCGGCCATCTTCAAGGCGCTTAAGCAGGAAAGCGGCGCGGAGTGGGAAGAGACCTCCGGGCTGAGTGGCTTGCGCTGGATCCTGCCGCGGCTCACGTTCTCTGAACAAGTGGGCCTGCAGTTCGATGAAGCTGAATTGCGCATGGAACATCGCCCCGGCCCCAGCCCTGCCACCAGTTGGCTGCTGGTGCCCCAGGATGGCGTGGTGTTTGTGGGCGATACGCTGACCGTGGATGAACCGCCCTTTTTGGCCAATGCAGATATTGGCGCCTGGCTGGAGCAATTGGATCTGCTCTCGGGCCGGGACTATAAAGACTATACAATTATCGCCGGGCGCGGCGGCAAGGCCGGCGCTGAAGACATCGCCGCCATGCGGCGCTTTATTAAAGACGTACACAGCCGTTTGCAGCGCTTGGACGGTAAAAAGAGCGCCAACGAAGAAATTGACAAGCTGGCCGCCAAGCTTAACGAAAAATTCCGCGCCCCGGTGAAGCGCCAGGTGTTGTTTGGACAGCGTTTACGGCATGGTCTGCACAGCTACTTTGCCCGCTATCACACTGCGGCGGGGCGCGCCGCTCGACAGGCTGCGTGAACACAGCAGACCAGTCCGCCCTGGCGGCTCGTTGTTTGGCCATTCACCAACGCCTGGTGGAAGTGTATGGCACGCCTGAATGGCGCAATCCCCTGCCGCCCATAGACGAGCTGGTTTCCACGATTCTCTCGCAAAGCACCAGTGACACCAATCGAGACATCGGCTTCTTTGCGCTCAAGGCGCGTTACAAGAGTTGGGAAGATGTGCGGGATGCACCGGCCAAAGACATCGTCGAGACCATCCGGCCCGCCGGCCTGGCCAACCAGAAGGGGCCGCGCATCCAGCAGGTCTTGCGCCAGATCACCCAGTTGCGCGGCGAACTTTCGATTGACTTCTTGCGCGACCTGTCCGGGGAAGAAGCCCGCGCCTGGCTGACCCAATTCAACGGCATTGGGCCCAAAACGGCCGCCATCATTCTGCAGTTCTCGCTGGGGATGCCGGCCTTTCCGGTGGATACGCATGTCTATCGTGTTACCGGGCGGCTGGGCATTCGCCCAGCGAAGATGAATGCCGATAAGGCTCACGCCCATTTTGAGGCGCTGCTGCCGCCGGAGACCTTCTTCACTGCGCACCTCAACATCATCCGCCTGGGGCGTGAGATCTGCCAGGCGCGCCGGCCCAAGTGTGAGATGTGCCCGGTGAGCGATCTGTGTGATTATTACGCCCAGGTGTACCTGCCCGCCCAACCGGCGGCTTGACGTTCGCCTGTTGGCCTCCTATACTTGTAAGACAATTTAGTTGCACGGGGAGCTTGCGTGTCAGTCATTTGGCTAAACCAAGATTTGGCTAAGCCAAATATCTGACACGCGTTGGCTGAGAGGTGGCACATGTTTCCGGCAGAGCCGAGACATACGCCACGACCCGTACCCAGGCTGTGCCTGGGAGACCTGATCCGGGTAATGCCGGCGGAGGAATTGCTTAGCGTGACGCGCTCCCGCCTCCGGCTACCCACCGGAGGTTTTGTTTTGATCGCAGTCGTCTTCGCCAATGGGGAGTTTGCCCCGCCGCCCGACCTGCAGACGCGGCTGGACGCGGCGGGTTTGCTGATCGCCGCCGACGGCGGCGGCCGCCACTGCCTGCGCCTGGGTCTGGCTCCGCACCTGCTGGTGGGCGATATGGATTCGCTCAGCCAGGCTGAGCAGGCCGAACTGCAAGCCCGCGGGACGCAGCTGCAGCGCCACCCAGCGGAGAAGGACCAGACCGATCTGGAACTGGCCCTGCAGGCGGCCGAAGACGCGGGCGCCGGCGCAGTGGTCGTGCTGGCCGGCCTGGGCGGCCGCTGGGACCACAGCTTAGCCAACTTGCTGCTGGCCGCCCAGGAACAGTTCGCTCACTTGTCGATCCTCTTCTTGCACGGCGACCAACGGTTGTTCCCCATCCGCGGCGGGCAGGACCTGGATGCCCAGCCCGGCGAACGCGTCTCGCTCCTGCCCCTGGGCGGCGATGCGCGCGGCGTGACCACGCACGACCTGGCTTACCCATTGGCGGACGAAACCCTGCCACTCGGCAGCAGCCGCGGCGTCAGCAACCTGGTGGCCGGCCCCCGGCCGCGGGTCGAGCTGGCTGGCGGCACGCTGTTGTGCGTCCTTTCCACCCCTGATTCAGAGATACCAGGAGAGCTATGAGACCCCTACTGTTTGCTTTAACCCTGTTTGCCTTGCTATTGGCGGCCTGCGCCCCGGCGGCTCAGGTCGACGGCCGGACCACGTTGACCGTGATGACCCATGATTCGTTTGCCGTTTCCGAAGCGGTGGTCGCCGCTTTCGAGGAGCAGCATAACGCCGAGGTCGTCTTCCTCAAGGTGGGCGATGCCGGCTCTGCGACCAACCAGGCTGTGCTGGCTGCTGGCGCGCCGCTGGCGGATGTCTTCTATGGCGTGGACAACACCTTCCTCAGCCGGGCGCTGGAGGGCGATATCTTTGAGCCGTACGATTCGCCCCTGCTGGCCGAGATCCCCGACCACTTCAAGCTCGACCCGCACAACGGGGCCTTGCCGGTGGACTATGGCGATGTGTGCCTCAACTACGACATCGCCTATTTCGAGGAAAACGATCTTGAGCCCCCGGCCAGTCTGGAAGACCTGCTCAAACCGGAATATGCCGGTTTGCTGGTGGTGCAAAACCCAGCCAGCTCCTCACCGGGCCTGGCTTTCCTGCTGGCCACCATCGGCCACTTTGGCGAAGATGGCTACCTGGACTTTTGGCGCGGCCTGGTGGCCAATGACCTGCGCGTGGTCAGCGACTGGGACACGGCCTTCTACACCGAGTTCAGCCGCTGGGGCGGAGGGCGACCGATCGTGGTCTCTTACGCCTCCAGCCCACCGGTGGACCTGATCTTCGCCGAGGAGCCGCTGGAGCGCCCGGTGACCGCTGCACTGGTGGCGGACGACACCTGCTTCCGCCAGATCGAGTTCGTCGGCATCCTGCGCGGCACCCAACAGCGCGCCCTGGCCGAGGCCTGGGTGGACTTTATGCTCTCGCCCACCTTCCAGGAAGATTTGCCGCTGCAAATGTTCGTTTTCCCGGTCAACCCCAACGCTCAATTGGCTGAGGTCTTCGTGGATTTCCTGGAGGTGCCCCAGCAGCCGATCCTGGTCAGTCCTGAGGCGATTGCTGCCTACCGCGAAGAATGGGTGGCGGCCTGGACCGATGCGGTATTGCGATAAACTGGACCTATGACCCAGCCTAAAGCCACGCGTCCGTATATGCCGGGTTACGGCATCGCCAGGGATGAGGCTGGCTTGCTGCCCTGGTCGTATGTCGAAGAGCGCATGGGTGCGGCCCGCAACTACTGGTTGATCACTGCGGCAGAGAACCGTCCGCATGCCGCCCCAGTGTGGGGCGTGTGGCATAAGCGCAATTTCTACTTCAGCAGTGGCACCAGCTCTCGCAAGGGCCGCAACCTGGCCGCCAATCCCTCGGTCACCCTGCACTTGGAAAGCGGCGATGAGGTCGTGATCCTGGAGGGGCAGATCGAGACGGTGGCCGAGCCTGATCTGCTGCAAGAGCTGGATCAGGCCTATCAGCAGAAATACCAGGTCTCGATCCTGGGCGGGCAGGTGTATACCTTGCGCGTCGAGCAGGCTTTTGCTTGGCGCGAGCAGGATTTCCCGCGCACGGCTACGCGTTGGACGCTGCGGTGAAGCCGCCGCGCAAAGTCCTGCTGGCTTTGCTCTGGCTGCTTCCCCTGGCCTTTCTGGCCCTTTTCTATTTCTATCCGTTGGGCAGCATCCTGACCCTCAGCATACAGCGCGGCGGCGGGCTGGGGCAAGCTGTGGCCGCCGTGCTGGGCAGCCCCGCACAGCGCAGCGTGTTGGGCTTCACCTTCTGGCAGGCCACGTTGTCTACGCTGCTGACCCTGATGGTGGGGCTGCCGGCGGCCTGGCTGCTGGCCCGCCACCAGTTCCGCGGCAAGAGCCTGCTGCGCGCCCTGAGCGGCATTCCCTTTGTGCTGCCCACTCTGGTGGTGGCGGCCGCCTTTGATGCCTTGCTTGGCCCGCGCGGCTGGGTCAACCAGGCCGCTATGAGCTTGTTCGAGCTTCCGGTTCCTCCGCTGCAATTCGTCAATACTTTCGGGGCGATCCTGGTGGCGCATGTCTTTTACAACACCACCATCGTGCTGCGTTTGGTGGGCGACTTTTGGGGGCGGCTCAACCCGCGCATCGAACAAGCGGCCCGAAGCCTGGGGGCCGCGCCCTGGCAGGTCTTCTTCCGCATAAGCCTGCCGCTGCTGGCCCCGGCGCTGGCCGCCGCGGCCCTGCTGGTCTTTATCTTCAATTTCACTTCGTTTGGGGTGGTGCTGGTGCTGGGTGGGCCGCGCTTTGCCACACTGGAAACCGAGATCTATTACCAAACCACCGCCTTGTTCAATCTGCCGGTGGCCGCCGTGCTGGCGCTCCTGCAGCTGCTGTGCACGCTGGCGCTGACCGCGCTGTACACGCGCTTGTCCGCCCGGCTTTCTCGCCCGCTGGAGCTGGCTTCTACGCGTGTGGCGCCGCGCCCGTTGGGTGCTCGCGGACGTCTGTTGGCCGGGCTGTATCTGGCTGTGTTGGTGGCCTTCTTCTTATCCCCGTTGTTGGGCCTGGGTCTGCGTTCCATCTCTCGGCTGACCCCGGAGCGCGGCCAGACCCAGGTGCAGGGCGGCGGCCTGACGCTGGACTATTACCGCAGCTTGGGCGAGGACCCGCGCGGCAACATCTTCTTCGCCACTCCCTCCCAGGCCATCCAAACCTCGCTGCTGTACGCCGGGGCCACCATCCTGGTTTCGCTGGCGGTCGGGCTGCCGGCGGCCTGGCTGCTGGCCACCCGTCAGCAGGACCTGGGCAGCCGCCTGCTGGATCCGCTGCTGATGCTGCCGCTGGGCACTTCGGCCGTGACGCTGGGCTTGGGATTCATCGTGGCGCTTAACCGGCCGCCGCTGGACCTGCGCACCTCGCCGCTGCTGGTGCCGCTGGCCCACAGTCTGGTGGCGCTGCCCTTTGTGGTGCGCAGCCTGACCCCGGCGCTGCGCAGCATCCGGCCGCGGCTGCGCCAGGCGGCCGCCATGCTGGGCGCCAACCCGGGCCAGGTGCTGCGCAATGTGGACCTCCCTCTGGTGGGCCGCGCCCTGCTGGTCTCGGCCCTGTTCGCTTTCGCCGTCTCGGTGGGGGAATTTGGCGCCAGCGCGCTGATCGCCCGGCCGGAGTATCCCACCATCCCGGTGCTGATCTTCCGCCTGCTGGGCCAACCCGGCGCGCAAACCTATGGGCAGGCTATGGCCCTCAGCACCCTGCTGATGCTGTTCACCGGGGTTGGCATGCTGCTGATCGAACGCCTGCGCATTGCCGATGTGGGAGAATTCTGAGCATGTTGAGCTTGGAGAACATCCACAAGGCTTACAACGGTGTCCCGGTGCTGCAAGGCATTGACCTGCAGGTGGACACCGGTGAAGTGCTGGCCTTGCTGGGGCCGAGCGGCAGCGGCAAATCCACCCTGTTGAATATTATTGCCGGCCTGGAAATGCCGGACCAGGGCCGCGTGCTGTGGGATGGGGCGGATTTGACCGAAGTGCCGCCACACCGCCGCGGCTTTGGGCTGATGTTCCAGGACTTCGCCTTGTTCCCGCACCGCAACGTGGCGGGCAACGTGGCCTTTGGCCTGCAAATGGCCGGTTGGCGGCCGGGGCGCGCCGAACGGCGGGTGGCCGAGATGCTGGCACTGGTCGGCCTAGGCGGGTTTGAACGCCGCGAGGTAACTGCGCTCTCCGGCGGCGAGCAGCAGCGCGTGGCCCTGGCACGCGCCCTGGCCCCGCAGCCTCGCCTGCTGATGCTGGATGAGCCACTGGGATCGCTGGACCGCGCCCTGCGGGCCCGCCTGCAGGGTGATCTGGCGGCCATCCTGCGCGCCGCAGGCCAGACCAGCATTTATGTAACGCACGACCAGGAAGAAGCCTATGCCGTAGCCGACCGGGCCGCGCTGCTCAACGCCGGTGAACTGGCCCAAGTGGCCGCGCCGGAGCAGCTTTACCGCCAGCCGGCTTCGGCCTTCGTGGCCCGTTTCCTAGGCCTCAGCAACCTGCTCCCAGGTGAGCTGAGCGGCAGCGGTGACGATGCCGCAGTCCAGACGCCGCTGGGCCGCTTCCCGGCGCCCTCCGGCGCAGCGCCTGGCCCGGTGATGGTGCTTTTCCGGCCGGACGCTTTTGTACTGGGCGAGCACGGCCCGGCCCAGCTGCGCGGCGAACTGGTGGGCAAGCAGTTCCGCGGCAGCCAGCTGCAGGCCGAAATCAGCGTGGGTGAGACGCGGCTGGCTATTGAATTGCCCTCCAAAGTGGAACTGCCTGCCCTGGGCCAGCCGCTCAGCCTGAGCTTCGACCCGGCGGAGGCCATCCAGCTCTTTCCCCATGACTGAGATCACGGTCCTCAAACAAAACCCGGCTGGCGAACTGCTC encodes:
- a CDS encoding endonuclease III, coding for MNTADQSALAARCLAIHQRLVEVYGTPEWRNPLPPIDELVSTILSQSTSDTNRDIGFFALKARYKSWEDVRDAPAKDIVETIRPAGLANQKGPRIQQVLRQITQLRGELSIDFLRDLSGEEARAWLTQFNGIGPKTAAIILQFSLGMPAFPVDTHVYRVTGRLGIRPAKMNADKAHAHFEALLPPETFFTAHLNIIRLGREICQARRPKCEMCPVSDLCDYYAQVYLPAQPAA
- a CDS encoding thiamine ABC transporter substrate-binding protein — translated: MRPLLFALTLFALLLAACAPAAQVDGRTTLTVMTHDSFAVSEAVVAAFEEQHNAEVVFLKVGDAGSATNQAVLAAGAPLADVFYGVDNTFLSRALEGDIFEPYDSPLLAEIPDHFKLDPHNGALPVDYGDVCLNYDIAYFEENDLEPPASLEDLLKPEYAGLLVVQNPASSSPGLAFLLATIGHFGEDGYLDFWRGLVANDLRVVSDWDTAFYTEFSRWGGGRPIVVSYASSPPVDLIFAEEPLERPVTAALVADDTCFRQIEFVGILRGTQQRALAEAWVDFMLSPTFQEDLPLQMFVFPVNPNAQLAEVFVDFLEVPQQPILVSPEAIAAYREEWVAAWTDAVLR
- a CDS encoding DNA polymerase III subunit, with the protein product MDANWNLIGHEWAVRLLKTQIGSGQLRQAYLLTGPPGIGRRTLALRAAQALNCQAPPAPGEFCGECRACRGFARSQHPDLLLVSRNEGDRDLRIEAIRELRRELSRTPLEANSQVAILINFEDASVQAANALLKTLEEPNPRTLICLTATDEDRLPPTIVSRCELLRLRPVPAEMLSASLVARGLDAEQAQLLARLSAGRPGLALRWQAQPELLQRRADWLDACDSLLTANPVQRFAFAEKASKDRHNLRELLLVWLSFWRDALLRAGGSSAAVANPDREAQLEQVAQTLNLDSIHVWVEKLQETLDQLETNVNARLALEALLLHLPG
- a CDS encoding UvrD-helicase domain-containing protein; this encodes MFELSAGLNAQQQQALTAGLGPVLVLAGPGSGKTRVLTHRIAYLIRELRVPPHHILAVTFTNKAAREMAERVERVLGERPRGLSLGTFHSICARLLRTEAEALPFNQNFVIYDSDDQQGLVRNALKELNIDPKMHTPHSVHNRISQAKNELQLPEDMPVNNYRDEVVVRVYQRYQQMLLASNALDFDDLLLWTARLLQDNLEVRNKYAQRFQHVLVDEFQDTNQAQYSLLKHLASFHNNIYVVGDTDQSIYRWRGADYRNVLRFEKDYPDAQVILLEQNYRSTQRILDAAMAVIDRNPHRTRKQLFSDRGAGEKIRIHMTLNEQESGRYIVEQIAMAVRAGASLGDFAVMYRVNAQSRLIEEAFLHANLPYKLVGAQRFYGRREVKDVLCYLRLAINPDDEASLNRVINVPARRIGLKSQAALRNLAIQEKTTPGRMLMRLGETSDDPLFGVIPNLARQAMAPLGRRLAAWHAMAGEAEPMKLMDRILADIDYHGYLLADAGEEEGQDRWDNVQEMRRLAAEYSGRTISDFLENIALVSDQDTIDENAEVPTLLTLHAAKGLEFPVVFIAGLDDGMLPHSRSFDDPEEMAEERRLFYVGITRAEDHLILMHNAYRNSFGYSEAVEPSRFLDDLPAELVEGGNRARLEHAFRPDRWERPSSPKANILQPQYRPGMNVRHATWGDGLVLNSRIQDDDEVVDIFFEGVGLKKVLAAFANLETVEKTED
- a CDS encoding iron ABC transporter permease, with the translated sequence MARAGFPAHGYALDAAVKPPRKVLLALLWLLPLAFLALFYFYPLGSILTLSIQRGGGLGQAVAAVLGSPAQRSVLGFTFWQATLSTLLTLMVGLPAAWLLARHQFRGKSLLRALSGIPFVLPTLVVAAAFDALLGPRGWVNQAAMSLFELPVPPLQFVNTFGAILVAHVFYNTTIVLRLVGDFWGRLNPRIEQAARSLGAAPWQVFFRISLPLLAPALAAAALLVFIFNFTSFGVVLVLGGPRFATLETEIYYQTTALFNLPVAAVLALLQLLCTLALTALYTRLSARLSRPLELASTRVAPRPLGARGRLLAGLYLAVLVAFFLSPLLGLGLRSISRLTPERGQTQVQGGGLTLDYYRSLGEDPRGNIFFATPSQAIQTSLLYAGATILVSLAVGLPAAWLLATRQQDLGSRLLDPLLMLPLGTSAVTLGLGFIVALNRPPLDLRTSPLLVPLAHSLVALPFVVRSLTPALRSIRPRLRQAAAMLGANPGQVLRNVDLPLVGRALLVSALFAFAVSVGEFGASALIARPEYPTIPVLIFRLLGQPGAQTYGQAMALSTLLMLFTGVGMLLIERLRIADVGEF
- a CDS encoding pyridoxamine 5'-phosphate oxidase family protein, with product MTQPKATRPYMPGYGIARDEAGLLPWSYVEERMGAARNYWLITAAENRPHAAPVWGVWHKRNFYFSSGTSSRKGRNLAANPSVTLHLESGDEVVILEGQIETVAEPDLLQELDQAYQQKYQVSILGGQVYTLRVEQAFAWREQDFPRTATRWTLR
- a CDS encoding GAF domain-containing protein yields the protein MTIPNPVMEGGRTQASLDLLYHISRELASALDLRVVLERVLKLSMQNVIAESGSLIVLDDHQEPIDSIIIVRDKVIQETTRQLKFTLQSGLAGWVATNRKAALVPDTSQDERWQPTAERNQSKAASKSVVSAPLIVRDKLVGVVTLTHPQAGFFNADHLNLVQVIADLSGFAVLNARYYAESQRRAAIMTAVADSAKAIGESLQLDDVLQTILEQTARALEVQAVALALVDGDSVVFRAASGELSKKLIGMRMQVGQGLAGWVAQHNEGLLVPDVDTDPRYFHEIDAQIGLQARAIATSPIRAQQTVIGVLQAINPVSGELDNSDLLVLEGIGNLAGTAIEHAQLFEQMEAARSRYLELFEDSIDPILITDLEGNIVEANRQAHLLLNLNKNHLQTMNVHHFHQADSKVLGKDMANLKDGQSVSYESVLQAENNADSYVEVYVRRIDVDGLVQLQWILRDITERKNLDTLREDLASMIYHDLRSPLANVVSGLDVLAMMLPADADPTMRSVLDIAMRSTERIQRLVNSLLDTSRMESGQKLGSPEPTAVASLAQAALEAVTLAAQSKQVELVDAVVKGLPRVMADSEMIRRVLINLLENAIRYSKGGMSVVCGAKRSGDFVEFWVQDQGRGIPKSEHERIFDKFTRVQPSSKSAGKTHGLGLGLAYCKLTVEGHGGRIWVESEPDNGARFAFTLPIARTGRL
- a CDS encoding thiamine diphosphokinase; protein product: MIAVVFANGEFAPPPDLQTRLDAAGLLIAADGGGRHCLRLGLAPHLLVGDMDSLSQAEQAELQARGTQLQRHPAEKDQTDLELALQAAEDAGAGAVVVLAGLGGRWDHSLANLLLAAQEQFAHLSILFLHGDQRLFPIRGGQDLDAQPGERVSLLPLGGDARGVTTHDLAYPLADETLPLGSSRGVSNLVAGPRPRVELAGGTLLCVLSTPDSEIPGEL